The genomic segment CACATCAAATTTTACATACTTCTCcataacagaaatatgaaaattgaatgaaaacaggttaaaatttttgtttcattttgcagctttttcttACACAGAAGATTCTGGAAATCACTCTGTAAATCAGAAGACACAGcagaaacttctttttttttatcaattatttATTCAACTACCTCAGAGTTTTCTGCATGATGCTTTTGAATTTTATggtattgtattttttaaaatatggaaAGTGTTATCATCCTCCATATTCGTCTTCAGTGGGGTTGTTGAGGTCAGCaccagagcttttttttttttttttctcccatagATAAGAAATATTAGGAATTGACTTAGGAAAGGACAAAGCCTTTCTTCAAACTGAAGTATAATAGAAGAAATTAGAATGGGTACTCATTGTTTGGTCCTTTTTGGTCTGAAATTACATAACACATAAACAATTAATTTTAAGTGCTTGAAAAATTAGCAAATGACTAATAAAAGTTATGAATACATGTAAAATTTGTTCCAATGGGTTCAGGAAAGCAAAATTCCACACTTGCAAACAACTGCAGACATTATACCAGTTTAaacaatttagaaaaaaattctGTCTCTGGCAGGTGGCAGACCCTGTTATCCGTGGATGACATGGTGGAGAAGCTAGTGAAGAAACTTGACAGTATAAAGGAGCTAAACAACACCTACATCTTCTACACTTCAGATAACGGCTATCACACAGGTCTGTCTTGATAAACTCCTCCATTTAATCTTAGATTAGTTCCTGCTGTGTACCTTCTGTCTGTGTCATCTTGAGCTGGATTTATACTGCTGGGTTACAGAAGACAGtttaattttgaattttttaGCCTCCTGGCTGCATTGCATAAATGCAAGTCACCAAAACATTTTAAGTTGCTTTTAGGCCCTTTTTTATGGTTTGTTTTCTTCAAGAAATACCATGGGTAATACAaaataattcaatttaattcaattcagtctattgatatagcaccaaattacaacagcAGTCACTTCAAAGTGCGTGTAATGTGAAGgtcctacaataacacagagaaaaccagaacaaaagaacaaccCCCTGTTGGCAATAGTGTGAAGGAAGAACTCAGGAAAAAACctcaggcagaaccaggcttagggaGGGGCATCCATCTACCACAACCAGTTGGGGGTAAGGGGAGCAAGACGGgaaaaaagacacactgtggaagtaAACCAGAGATTAATAGTAATTGATGACGAAATGCAGAGTGATGTATGAAAATATAGTGAGTTAAGAAGAAATGAGGGATAATTCAGGGTCAACTGATCCATCCCTAACTAAATGCTTTATCAAAAGTCCCTCTCCCTCTTAAAGAGGGTGTGTGTTTCCTGAATCCAAGGTGGGAGCTGATTCCACTGGAGAGAGGCATGGAAACTGAGGGCTCTGtctccattctacttttaaaaaaccATAGGAACCATGAAAACCAGCAGTCTGACAGTGAAGTGCTCTATTGAgatgatatggtactatgaaGTCTTTAAGATGGGccctgattattcaagatcttgtatgtgaggagaaggattttaaaattgagtCTGGATAtaacagggagccaataaaGAGAAGCCAGTACaggaaaaataaatcacttACTGTAAAGACACCACCCGACTCCAGATCATTGTCATGCACATGCGCTTCTAATAATGCTGAGAGATTTGTAAAAAACTGAATCTGAGGCACTCTGCTGAACATATGTAATTACAACATTTCTATATCCCAAGTAtcttttatgtttaaaaaaagaaaaagtcttcAGATTGGTTTATCTTGTATGaatgataaatataataaatatattgacCAATGACTGATCTGTCTGTATGGGATTAGTTCAGTCATAAAACTGtgcaaaaactacaaaaacctGTAAATAAACAGTAATGACTGCAACAAATAATCACCCAACTGAATGAAATAATTATGTTAAAGCATctgatgttgttttaaaaacaatagCAGGTAAATTGTTTGTTACAGGTTACATTTGTGTTCCCCAGTCTGACCTGAGAGCTTATAGGTATTTGCACAGTCACCTGCCAGTTTACTTTGTACACCTTTCTTTGCATTGAAACCCCTTTTAACTACAGCACTGCCCTAATTATttatggcatagattcaacaagatgctggaaaAATTTCTCACGGTTTGTTCCGTACTGACACGATTATATCatacagttgctgcagattttcaTCCACGATGCAAATCCTctattccaccacatcccaaaggccATCAATTATGTGGTGAATGGAGGCCGTCTGAATACAGTGAACCCATTGTCTataaaccagtttgagatgattgaGCTTCGTGACGTGTAGATCAGCAGTATCTcaaatactcagaccagtccATCTgtcaccaacaaccatgccacgtgCAAAGTCACAGAAATCACCTTTcgtcctcattctgatgctaaGTTTGAACTTCAGCGAGTCATCTTGACCATTCCTATATGCCTAAATGTCTTGAGTTGCTGCCTAGTGACTGATTAGATCCACGTGTAATCGGCTGTACTTGCTGTTCCAGGTCAGTTCTCGCTGCCCATTGATAAGAGGCAGCTCTATGAATTTGACATCAGGATTCCGCTAATGGTCCGTGGTCCTGGCATAAAACCCAAGCAGGTGCTGCAGGTCAGAACAAAACtccactaaaacacacacacacacacacacacacacacacacacacacacacacacacacacacacacacacacacacacacacacactccagctGGTGAAAAGCATATTAATGTATCTGgaactgtttttatttctctccattTTTGTTCCTCATGATGCTTTATTCTTCCAGGCTCCAGTACTGAATATAGACCTGGCTCCCACCATACTGGACATAGCTGGAGTCAACCTGTCGTCTGTGAATGTGGACGGGCAGTCTTTCCTCGCTCAGATGGTCAGCTGCTTCTTCACATGGactctcactttttttttccccacatgtTAAATCTTAACCAAAATTTTATCTTAGGCTCCTTCATTGCGTAATGGCACCGCACGACCGTACTTCCTTGTAGAGTACACTGGAGAAGGACAGCCAACATCAGACCCTACTTGCCCTAAATTAGGCCCAGGAGTATCTGTGAGTACCTACCAAAGCAGGCTTCCTATTCTGGTCACCACTGAAAGTAACATGCTTCCAGTTTCCAGTAATATTATAATCTCTGActgaaaaaggggaaaaaaaaacccctaaaaaagttattaaaaataattcccttttttctcttcagtgTCAAAGTATTATGATACCAAAAAACGGGAGCTGAATACAGTATAAGTATTTTCTCAGCCTTTCCACATGCTCTTTGCTTTTTTGATAATGCACTGAGGGAAGACTGGATGCTACTCACTACTTGGCTTATAATAGAAACTAGACTATAGCCTGGCTCTATTGAGCTTCATGAAGTCAGTACACAGTAATTGAAGTCAGTTCATTGTTCAAATTCTATTAATGGCTTGAGTTAATTGTCCAAATTTGTAAGGAAATTTCCAATAAGTGCCTTTTAATAGCAAATTCAGAATAGATGGCAATTTTCCTAAATGGAAACAACTGTGGACTAGAGCCTAAAAATAGACTTCATGTCGCAGCAAAACGTATTGCTCCTGTTGATTCTGAAAGTTTGTTGAAACCTTCACTGTAACATTTTTCACTGTCTTTAGCAATGTTTCCCAGACTGTGTTTGTGAAGACGCCTACAACAACACGTATGCCTGTGTCAGAACTCTGGACAGCAAAATGAACATGCAGTACTGTGAATTTGCAGACAGTGAGGTACACccgggactttttttttttttttggacacaTTTTAGTGAAAGTAGATGTGAAGCttctcagtgttttgttttgtcccccccccccccaagtcGTTTGTAGAAGTCTATAACCTGACGTCGGACCCGCATCAGCTGGAGAACATCGTGAAGAAGGTGGATCCCTCCATCCTGCAGATCATGAACCAGCGACTCATAAAGCTCCAGTCCTGCGTGAGTGACAGCTGCCGGGACTACAAGCAAAAATAAGACCACCAAAGAAGCTGCCAAACGATGACCACACCAAAGTCTGAAAGGAGGGTGGGATCAGTTTGTCCAAATTTTTACACATATTAGATGagattctgacagaaaagaaaaacatggttGAAAAATAAAGTGACTGGTGGCTGTATTTCACTTAACTGTGTCAGTTTCAGGGGCCCAGAGTCATTACTTTCTTTGGAAATTTGCTCTTTTGATGACAGGGACACAAATTATGCAActtgtttatatataaatatatatatctgaAGCCACCACTAGAAGTTTGGTTAGCTTAGCCTGTATATGGGGGAAGACAGCTTGCCTGTGTGCAATGATAACGCAATCAACATTTCGTACTATATATCAGTAAATAGAGATGGATTGACATATCTGGTAAACACTGATATCAGCCAGTATCGACCTTGTTGATTGTTATCAGCGTGTGCACGCATTTGCACTAAATGttcaaagatttaaaaatctaaaagacttgttaatttttttatatGATGCCCAAcataaaaagcaagaaaaaagacaacaaaataaacattactcaATCGTTATCAGATATCAGTCAAAATGTTGGATTAAACATAAGTACTGGAAAAGGATTCACAGTTGGTGTATTATCAGTGTACTTTTCCTTTTACGAGTCAAAATTTCTGCCATCTTTCTGAGCCACGCTCATCTATCTTTTCTTGTaagtttacttttgtttttcaaaggcGCTACATGTAAGCTCAGTGTTATGGCATTCCTCTACCTCTCCATCAAGTCTCTGCAGTGAAATGGTAGACCTTATTCTGCACTCTTGGTGATCTGCTGGAAGTTGTAGGAACACGCTTACCAAAATTGGCAGCTGGTGGAGAACTGGCTCATCTACTGCTATGCCAGGCTCACCAAGACTGCAGAGTGCAAGGACTAAGTCCAGGTTTTGGAGAGACTCAGTGGCCAGTCTTCAATTAGAAAAACATTAGATGGAAAAGAGTTAGCTGCTTAGCAGCGTCTGAAATTCCCATATAAAATACTTGGGTAAAGCACCTTTAAGATAACCTTCTTTCCCCATGCtgtcatgtgtttgtgtataaaatGCAATTTTCAGGCATAGTCAGAGTCTTCTGAACATTTCACCATTCTCAGAAACACAAAATGTTGGATTCTTCTTCTGACTTTGATTGTGAGCAGTTAAGAGAAAGGTTTACTGCTACACTGGAACTGTGactcatcatcatcgtcatcgtcGTCTTTGAAGAGTTGGTTTAACATTCTAGGGTTTCATTTAAATGCTTTCCATGAGTTGGGTGAAGGGATTAATatgatttcactttttttttcattcagtaTAAACATACCAACAATCATTAGTTAGCTAGCACAGAAAATTTAAGCAACTGCGTGTAAGTAGGTTTACACATGGTTATGCTAATCTGACCAAACCAAAAGCTGCTTCTAACTGTATAATGTGGAGATGTATTGTGTcaatattcttcttttttttttctgtggcaAAAGCTTAGTTTCCATAAAAGATCTTTGTACTCATAACTGTCTCTGCAACCCTTTCAGTGAAAGACAACAAAGTCTGAAATCTTCACCCTGTCCTGTATCCAGTATAACAGTTGATTTTCAGTATTGTGCCTCAGATTTGAAGAAGGaactcggcttttaaaaaaactgaactcTTTATTACTAAGAGCCTTTTTTTAATTGGTAGCAGGAACACATGctgatatttttcatgttttcttattGCAAGGAATATATTAAGGGAACTTTTGCACAGTTATGTTTAAGATGAACACTTTAATCCTGTCTGCCTTATGTTCGCACTGATGAGGTGCATGTGCCtttaaaatgtgaacaaatcTGCACTGTGATGAAActgattaaattaaatgaaacatttaaatgaactttttttgtaGGTTTCCATCTTAATGTGATGTTATGGTGGGTTCAAGTCAATTTccttggggggaaaaaaaagtgtacaTTTTATAGCTGGCCAAGGTAGAGTTACCTGTGCTTACACCAAGGTTGACATTTGGCACAACAGAGCTCTGATTCTTTTTTTAGCCTGGCTACAGAGCTGAAAAGAAACCTGGGGTTATTCTCcctttatttatgttagtttcCTTAATCattgatgaatagtaagatgtccTAGTTTTGCAGAGGATCTCTGATGTGTTGGCTTCTTTCACGCAGTGAAGATGGAACGccattaacaagataatcaaccttTGTGAGATTTAAGTTCAGGTAGTGTTGTGTTGGCATGTGGCTTTGGAGATCATAATAGTGGAGGAATCAATTAAAGACTCTGGATTGAAAACGAGTGAGACATGTTTCTAAAGACTGTAGTCTAAAACAACACAACCACTAGAACCCTGCAGAGGACTGGGCTATGAAGCTGCAGACGAAGAAATCCTTCATCACAGAGGAGACACCGTGAAGCCAGGCTGAAGTATGCCAAAGACAAACTGAGAAAGATTATACATACTGGAAGCACATCCTTTGGTCAGATGAGAAAAAACTAGAGCTTTGATATACTAAttttttgtgaaataattttgtttctgtgtgcaaagtaaaataatttaatcatccaaaaaaattttttaaaaaaggtcagATCGCtttgtcatctgcaaacatcacaTTCCACAGAaactcctgcctgacctcatctgtcaacctGCCCATCAGCATTGCAAACATGAAGGGACTCAGAGCCATCCCTGATATCTCTTTAATCTCACCCTGACTATGAACCCCTCGGTCACTCCTACTCCACACCTCATCTAACGAccttgaaaagaaagaaaaaaaatccaacatcaTTCTTTAAAAAGATATGGATGGATGGGGGCTTTTCCATTGCTGAAAAAAACCCACTCAGGGTAGAAATGTTTCTTCATAGGATAAAGGTGATCAGATCGACCCTCTCCTTTAAAATGAGAGGTGAACCCAAATCACGACAACAAAATTGCCACACAGCATCCCAGAGCACTGGATCTTCTTCCGGGAGGGGTTAGAGGTTCAAGTATTTCTTTTGTCACCTGTCTGTAAATCTGCTGATGACACAGTGTTTGAtgtgttttcacattttaaatactCAATAAATATCTGCAGTTATGTCAATTTCCTTAGCAAACCAGCACTATAAAGTATCTCTTAGAACTCAAGGTTTTGGTCATTTATTTAACATCAGGAACAAGAACTGATGAGCATTTTGTAGAAACCGCAACAGGTTTCACCATCTAATTTTATAACAGTGATCCCCTTTCTCCTAACTTAAAACCCTTTTGagaacataaaacaaatatttgaaaTCTGCTCATTCATTTTTCAGAAATCAAAAAGGTAGAAACTGGTAGCACTACTATCTACAGAGAAAATGGTTACGGACAGTTTAATCAGAGGTACTTGTACACAATCTTATCCTGCAGGGTCTGAATCTCTAACTTGACAGGGCATTTGTAGAAGTGTGACAGCAGTGACTCTGTATAGCCAATCAGGAAGTAAAACTTCTGTGGTGGTAACTTCTGTAGCATCACTGCGCACACATTCAGTAAATTGCCACGCCTTTTGATGACAATCTCATTGGCCAGGCACCCGTGGAACGTCCCAAACATGAACCTCCGAATGAAGACGTCTTCTACAGTGCGTTCAGCTGCCCCGTCCTCTCCTTTGAGGTTACCTATcagcaagagagaaaaaaaactggagCTGTCATGAAAGATCAAGAGGAATTTGGACTGAATTACACATTAGCTGCCGCTGATTGACAAAAATGTGCAAACGAAAAGAACACTGCCTCTTCAgcaaaatatttattaataaggCTCACAGTCACATCAGACaacataaatattattttaagtTTCTTTACCATGTTTAATATTATGTTTAGAGatatatttgaaaatatatttaattttaggCCTTAATTTTGCTTAAATTATGCACTTTCTGTAATAAACTGCAAACACCATATGCAGACACTGAAAAGTATCAAAAGACAGAGAAGAGTTTGATGAAGTCTAAAAAGattataaaatgaaaacactaGTTGCTGCTGTCTGGCTGTGGAGAGCACAAACATCATGACTCCATAAATTGTTTCCCACAGAATGAAATGAACAGCAGCCAAGTGCAGCAGGGAAAAGCTGTGTGCTCGGCCTCACTTCAATAATCTGAGACACTGAACTGGACCTGTCCCGTTCGTGCTGCAGTTTTGATGAGTGAAATTCTATTATTTTATTGCTCTGTTGTTTAGTATGTGTATGGTAATTAACTAATGACTAATGTGATAAATTCTGGTTCCAAAAAGCCAACAGGGTTGCAAGTAAAATACTAACATGGAGGCTTCAAAATGCAGAGTCTAAAACCAAcaggtgatgtcacagtggctaCATCCATTGGTTTTCTTTACAGACTATCATTGCATTCCATATAAAAGGAATGCAATGATAAGTCAAAAATCAGCTGTCTCTCCAGCGAGTCTCTCATCTCATGGTCAGACAGGGCCAAACCTCATGGTTTGAGAACAGTTAGAGATAGATGGTGGTTCTCGTTCTTCTATGCAGCCTACTCAGTTCTCCACTTGCTGCAAATTCTAGACACTAACTGGAGAGGCTCAGCAGTGACTAGTCAGCAAGCTGGAAGGTAAACATGATACGTGAAGCGCTGGGTCTTGCCAGCTTTTCTCTTTGAAGGTGCTTGATTGCTGTGGTTCTCTTGAACAGATGAAAATATTTAATCAAATGCTAAAATGAGTTTTGACTTGGAAAATGTGTTGGACACACTTTGAAAACATGGAAATGTTTCCCAGTATCAGTGTGTGGATGGCCTGTGCACAACACTTTAAGTCTGTGACACAGGAGCATTCAAGCTAAAGTGCATAGTTTGGTTGGACTCAGTGATGATTGGTATGTAGTCTGAGAGCTATCCACACCAGGGAAGCACAGAATGCTAATGCTTCCTCAATGACTGCTTCCATAAAAATCACTGAGGTAACTAATTCATGACCAAATACGTAAGAGGACAGTGTGCATAAAATCAAATGTGCGTAGCGAGAGCATATTCTCAATCTCAGTCATGCTCACTGGTGTGCTGTGACAGCCATCCTTTGCGGTGGCCAATGTGGTGAGGATGATGCGCTTGCTCATAGGTCACAGGTTTGTCTCCTTTCCCCACTCGGATACGAGCGGCTCGATTCTGTATAAGAGAAAGACAAAAGAGCACCTCTTTGGTTTATTTGGAGCAAACACTATCAGACACATTGACAGTTAATAATCTATGACAACCTAATTGCCTTtgtaaaaagcaacaaaaaaaactcaaattactactattttttttaaaatggttgTGACCTCTAAACCACTCTGACTGTGGCTCTGGTAAAGTATCAGAATACTTCAGGTGATAGAGCAGCAGGTTTATAAAAAGTCAAATAGGAAATAGGCATTTGGATAGTTTGTATCTATCACTCTAAATGATTATATGGGGATGTAAACAAATTTGTTAAAGTATGtttacaatgaaaacaaaattaatatatacaaaatacaatactattcccataaaagtaaatactgcccaGAGACCAGAGAGGGAGCTGCCTCAGGAGAGATATGTGCTCTCCAAATGCTTTATCATTATATTCTACATCTGCAACAATACTTacttagattttattttattttatcatccctgtgtttaaaacaaaatgagCACTGATGTAACAATATAGAGTGTGAAAGTTAAAAAGATAAACACAATGTTAAACAGTTAGTGTTGCTGATACAACAGCCCTGAGACGGCCAAGGCCGCTTACCTTGCAGCACGACGCAGTAACATGGAGGCCCCTGCTTCCAGAGAGGCTGCACAATGATCTGGACCAAGCTAAGGTGCTCTGCGAAACAGGTAAGGTAGTGAGAGTGAAAACCAGTGAGTAAGTATTGAATTGATTTTCAGAAATAATTTCAAAATCAAAAAAGGTACATCTGGCTTCTCCCTTATTTCCCAAAGGGGATGTCAAAGCACGTGGCTCAGCATGTTTGACTTAGCAAAGATAAGCTGGAAGTCCTTGCTGATGCAACACTCCCACTTAGCAGGAAGAGGTGTTGGGCAAGTCGAGGCTttgtaaaacactgaaatgtctGAAGCAATTGTGCTTGAATTGTAATACCTACTGACCACTCTGGCTTTCATTACATCTGCTAATGCTAGTCTGTGAAACAGTGATGTATGCTAGCATTGGACAAACAAGAATACTTACTAAAACTAATAACTTATTACTGCAAATAATTATAATCGAGACATGTTTTGCTGAAACATCCGTACaaacataaatatttggatcatGACAGCAAGCTGTGACTGTAGTGAACAGTGTGCTTTAGCgaattttattttcttcctgtGTTAACATGCAGAGGCTGTTTCAGTTGCTTAATAATGTAGCGCAAAATATTTCAAACCAAGttatgaaggtaaatacaaggaATTGAGATTCTGACTCAGGCCCTCTTGTCTAACACCAGTCTCTGATCTCATTAATGCTCTTCTTGATGAATGGGCAATTATTTCCACAGACAGCCTCCCAAGTCTTGTAGGAAGCTGATTTTGCTGCAAAGGTGGAGCAACTCTCCACTAATGCTTATGGATTTAGCGTGTGATGTCATAGACGCTCCTGTGGGTGTAATGTGCAGGTGGCACAACACTTTTATCCATATAATGCATCTCTGCAACACAATGCACAGATGTCTTGGACATTGTGTCAGAGATGTTGTATCATCAAATCATAGCCAGTCCAAACTAGTGGGCTGTATTGTGAATTATTCCTATTGCAAATTGTTTTAAAGCTGTTTAATAACGAATTGTTAAAAGGTATTTGTCGACATCTTAGTTGCCGTTCTTAGTGTTCAGAATGCAGTTTCAGATATTTTGATAAGGCAAAAGGCTGTTATAGATGTTTCCATGTTTGATAATTCAGGTTCGTAGTGCCACAAACAAACACGCTTGGCTTCTGTGGTCATACAACGCAGTAGTAACAAACTGACACAAACTTTTGCTACGTCTGACATTTTTGCTGTTTATCACTTAGGCAGCCAAGAGCAAGTTAGCTAACCCCTAGCTTAAAATTGTTATATAAAGCCTAACCAAAACGTAGCGCTAAATTAATGGGTGCACGCCGATAGCTACACGGTCAACAAGACTTAAtggaaattaattaaatgttacGGTTTAAAATGACTTTCTTACCAGCACCCTCACGCTCCCTATGCTGCTCAAGGACGCCGCCATGTTTTCTTCAAACGATTAACTTGTGGTACTAAACTACAACACAGCAGGCACTCTGTTTATTACTGTATAAATAGCCGAAGCTTTTCGAAAGCTCAGGAATAATCATAACacgtaaaaataacaaaattaacGTTTCTATACTGAACTTGAGCTGTATACTGGAACTGTTTGTTCCACAGGCAGTTTCCACAAGTTTCCACCGGACAACTATTAACCTGAACCAACCGGAAAGAgggaaaataaaagttttaaggTAGTTAAACGAGCGATATTTTAGACTCATTATTATTGACATTGTGCTTTAAGAACAAGGAAAATTGGATGCAAACACACAGTTTAATGTACAGTTTAATTGCTAAATTTTTCCTCACAACATTTTCTCTTACGAGTTGTTATTTAAAGCAAGTTAAAATTCCTGTTTTTAACAgatgcattttaaaatatacatttttgttaCCTAAAATGTACTCTTTAGTTTTTCCTTCTAATTTAACAATAGTCGTTCTTGTAATTATTAATGATTAATTTGCTTTAAagattaatattattattgtgtatAATATACATTAgtacaaaaattagttttgcaTACTTGAGTAATTTTATAGTTATTATTATGTTTCTGTTATGTATTAAG from the Oreochromis niloticus isolate F11D_XX linkage group LG7, O_niloticus_UMD_NMBU, whole genome shotgun sequence genome contains:
- the mrps24 gene encoding small ribosomal subunit protein uS3m, with protein sequence MAASLSSIGSVRVLSTLAWSRSLCSLSGSRGLHVTASCCKNRAARIRVGKGDKPVTYEQAHHPHHIGHRKGWLSQHTSNLKGEDGAAERTVEDVFIRRFMFGTFHGCLANEIVIKRRGNLLNVCAVMLQKLPPQKFYFLIGYTESLLSHFYKCPVKLEIQTLQDKIVYKYL